The DNA sequence AAAGTAATTTTTCAAAAACCACTTATTATTAACAATATAAAAACTTAAGACAATGGCTCATAAAAAAGGAGTAGGTAGTTCTAAGAATGGTAGAGAATCAGAATCAAAACGCTTAGGTGTTAAGATTTTTGGTGGTCAAGCTGCATTAGCTGGAAACATTATCGTAAGACAAAGAGGTAATACGCATCACCCAGGTGAAAATGTATATTCTTCAAAAGATCATACATTACACGCTTATGTAGATGGTGTTGTGAAATTCACAAAGAAAAAAGATAACAAATCTTATGTTTCTATAGAACCTTTTGAGGTTTAAGAACTGATTTTTTTAAAATTTTACCCTAAGCAAAGCTGAGGGGTTAAAGCTCTTTCTGTTTCAGAAAGGGCTTTTTTTTTTTTAATCTAAAAATGATATTAAAAAAATGTTTTGTTAATGTTTAACTCTTTACTTTGTACTTTTATTTGATTATTAAGATAGCAAAGTGACTTTTATCAAACATTTGTTTTTTTTATGTTTATTTATAAGCTTTTGCAGAGTAAACTCACAAGAATCGGTCTTGGTTTCTCATGAGGTAAAAATTAATAAGCTCAAAGCAGCACTCCATAGAGCTAAAAATTTAGAAGATACACTTAAAATGGCTCAAGGCTACAATCATATAGCCGATTTTTATAAACAGTTGGGTTTAGATAGTGAAGCCCTTAAAAATTATCATTTAGCACAAGAGCTACATGTTAAAAAAGACACTTTTTTTGTTTATACTACTAATAATATAGCATCTATTCATCATGATTTAAAGCAATATGACCACGCTAGACATTATTTGGAGCAAAGTATTATGGTATCAGAAAATATACAATTTTCAAAAGGCTTAGCTGTGGCCAATACGTTGTTGGGTAGCGTGTTTGAAAAACAAGGTGATTATAAGAAGGCATTACAATATCAAGAACAAAGCTTAAAAACTTTTAAAATACTTAATGATAGTACTGGACTTGCTGTCACCTATGAGAGTATTGGAAGTATCTACGAAGATTTAGGACAATTCAATGTAGCTTATAGTTATTTTAAAAAAGCTTATAATTATGAAAGGAGTTATACATCAAACTTAAAAATTAATATTACAAATAATCTTGGCGATGTTAATAGAAAGCGTAAAGAGTATGAAAAAGCCTTAAGTTATACACAACAAGCATTAGAATTAGCACGTAAAACTAAAAACAGTCAACAAGAGGAAAGTGCTTTAAAAGATCTTGCAAGAACTCATGCCGATTTAGGTGATTTTGAAGCGGCGTATCGTTATTTGAGCAATCAAAATATTGTAAAGGAACAAGATCTCAAACACCAAAATGCCGAACTGGTAAGTGCAATGCAGGTGCTCTACAATGTTAAAGAAAGCGAAGCAGAATTAGCATTACTCGGCAAGCAAAATCAAATAAATAAAACACGACAGTATGCTATTTTATTGTTTAGTACAGCTATGTGTTTGGTGTTTATTGTTTGGCTGATCTATTTAAAAAAGAGGAAAAAACAAGAACAAAAAATCCTTAAATACAAGCAAAAATTACTGAGGGCAGATTTAGATATAAAAATAGCTGAAGAAGCAGCTTTAAAGAGAGAGATAGATATTAAAATATCGGCACTTACAAATTATAGCTTAAGTATAGCTCATAAAAATAAAATATTATCTGATGTTTCCAGAACACTTAAAAATTTAAAAAGTAGAAATGGGGAGTTTATAAAATCAAAATTGGAAGGCCTAGCTAAAGACATAGACCTTGATTTATCTAATAAAGATGAATGGGCTGAACTCAGGAGCTTTTTTGGACAAATACACCCCGATTTTTTTCAAAACTTGAAATCAAAGGTTCTTGTTGAATTGTCGTCTTCAGAATTAAGACTTTGCATGTTACTCAGACTTAATTTATCTTCAAAAGAAATTGCTTCCATACTACATATAACACCAGATAGCGTTCGGATAGCTCGATATAGAATGCGAAAAAAACTTCCTATAGATTCCAAGTCTGATTTACAGGCGTATTTACTAAAGCTTTAATTGTGTTTAATAACTATGTCCTCAATGTTACCAAGTTGTTAATGTTGCTATCTTATATAGCCTGTTTTATGGTTTCAGTTACCTTTTGTTAACACATATTTCAGTTATAAGCAATGGTTGAGGTATAGCTTTGTCTTAACTAAAAAATAACAAAACCATGAAAAAAAATTATTTACTGTTATGTTTCATTGTGCTAATATCGTTTATTGGATATGCACAAAATGGAAATATTAGAGGTGTTATTACTGATAAAAATGGAATTGCTGTTCCAGGTGCTACCATCTTAATAGAAGAATTAAAAAAAGGCGCTATTTCAGATTTTAATGGAAATTTCACTATGGTAAATATTCCAGAAGGGACTTATCATCTTTTAATTCAATATTTAGGTTATTCAGAGTTTAAGCAAGAAGCTGTGATAACAGCTTCTAAAACAACAACTTTAAATGTTACACTTGATTCAAAAAACACAGAATTAGAGGAGGTAGAAATTACAGGCTATACCTTAGGAGGACAATCTAGAGCATTAAATATTCAAAAAAACAAACCAAATATTACAAACATTGTTTCAACCGATCAGATTGGTAAATTTCCCGATGCTAATATTGGAGATGCTGTAAAGCGTATTCCAGGTATAACTATGCAAATTGACCAAGGAGAAGCACGTGATGTTATTGTAAGAGGCTTATCACCACAACTAAATTCTGTAACTTTAAATGGTAGTAGGATTCCTTCTGCAGAAGGTGATAATAGAAATATTCAAATGGATTTGATTCCATCAGATATGATTCAAACTATTGAAGTTAATAAGGCTGTAACGCCCGATATGGATGCAGATGCGTTGGGTGGTTCAATAAACTTAATTACCAGAACGTCACCTCAAGGGTTCAGACTTTCTGTTTCAGGAGGTTCGGGTATAAATGTAGTAACTAATAATAAAGTATTTAATGGCTCTATTTTAATAGGAGATCGATCAAATAACGATAAGTTTGGATGGATGCTATCAACATCTATCAATGATAATGATTTGAGATCGGATAATGTTGAAGCAGAATGGACGGATGAGTTTGAATATAATGCATTTAATGATGAAGATAATTTAGAAGAAGTTGATGTGAATCCGTATGCTAACGTATTTGAAATTAGACAATATCTCGTACAGCGAATTCGTCGTAGCTTCTCAGCAAATTTTGATTATAAATTAAATGAAAATAATAATATTTACTTCAAGTCAATTTACAACTGGAGAGACGATCGTGAAAACAGATTAGCCTTTACGCAAGAAGTTTTAGACGGCGAAGACATTGAACCAGGCGACTTTTCAGTTGATGCTAATGGTAACTTGACATCGTTTCCTGTGGAAGCAGTAAGACAATCAAAAGCAGGTATTAATAATAATAGAAATAAAAACACACGTTTGGAAGATCAGCGTATGTTTAATTTTAGTTTAGGAGGCGAGCATTTAGCGAATAAATTAGAAATAGATTGGATGGCATCCTTGTCAAAAGCTTCAGAGGAGCGTTTAAATGAGCGTTATTTAGAATATGAAAGCGAATATGGTGTAACTTTCAATAACAACTTAGATAAGCCGTTGTATACACCACAAGATGCTAACGATGCACTTTATAATGATTTTGAATTTGGTGAATTATCAGAGGAAAATCAATATACTGAAGAAAAAGATTTTAACTTTTTTGCCAATTTTAAATTACCTCTAAATATGTTTCAACAAGAAGATGGATTTTTAAAATTTGGTGTACGTGCTAGATTAAAAAACAAGTATAGAGATAATGATTTTACAGAATTTAGTCCTGAAACATCAGATTTAGATGTATTGGGAGATGTTTCAACACGTAATTATACAGAAAAAGATTTTTTAGCAGGAAGCCAGTATGTAACAGGGTCATTTGCGACGCCTGAATTTATAGGTAATTTAAAACTAAATGATGCCGCACAATTTGAAGCAGAAAATCTTCTAGAGGAATATTTAACGGCTAATTTTGATGTGGATGAAAATGTATATGCAGGGTATGCCATGACCAATCAAAAACTATCTGACAAGTTAAGTATGTTGGTTGGTTTGAGATTGGAGCACACAAAAATTTCAAGTTTAGGTAATGAGGTGATTTTTGATGAGGATGGTGATTATGCAGGAACAAATGAGTTGAAAGATGAAAACAACTATACTAATATTTTACCTGGATTACATTTAAAATATGACTTGTCAGACAAAACGGTTTTGCGTTTTGCTTGGACCAATACTTTGGCAAGACCAAATTATGAAGATTTAGTTGCTTACAGAGAAACAAATAACGAAGACGAAGAAATTTTTATAGGAAATTCAGAATTAAACCCGACTACATCAATGAATTTTGATGTCATGGCAGAGCATTATTTTAAGTCTGTTGGTATTCTTTCGGGAGGTTTGTTTTATAAAGATATTCAAGATTTTATTTATACAAGTCAGTCTGAAGACACGAATGGTTATGAAGTATATCAACCATTAAATGGTGATGGTGCTACTGTATTTGGGGCAGAAATGTCATTACAACGTCAGTTGGATTTTCTTCCAGGTTTTGCAAAAAACTTGAGTGTTTACTTAAATTATACATATTTAACTTCTAGCGCAAAAGGCATTAAAAATGAAGATGGCGAAGAGCGTAGTGATTTGGATTTACCGCAAACGGCTCCAAACATGTTTAATGCATCCTTAGGATATGCAGATAAAAAAATGAGCTTTCGTTTATCGGCAAATTATTCAGATGCTTATATTGATGAAATTGGAGGCCGTGCTTTTGAAGATAGATATTATGACGACCAATTCTTTTTAGATTTTAATGCTAATGTATTAATAAATAGTAACTTAAGTTTGTATGCAGGTGTGAATAACTTAACAAATCAGCCGTTACGTTATTTCCAAGGAACAAAAGCAAGAACTATG is a window from the Pseudalgibacter alginicilyticus genome containing:
- a CDS encoding tetratricopeptide repeat protein; translated protein: MVSHEVKINKLKAALHRAKNLEDTLKMAQGYNHIADFYKQLGLDSEALKNYHLAQELHVKKDTFFVYTTNNIASIHHDLKQYDHARHYLEQSIMVSENIQFSKGLAVANTLLGSVFEKQGDYKKALQYQEQSLKTFKILNDSTGLAVTYESIGSIYEDLGQFNVAYSYFKKAYNYERSYTSNLKINITNNLGDVNRKRKEYEKALSYTQQALELARKTKNSQQEESALKDLARTHADLGDFEAAYRYLSNQNIVKEQDLKHQNAELVSAMQVLYNVKESEAELALLGKQNQINKTRQYAILLFSTAMCLVFIVWLIYLKKRKKQEQKILKYKQKLLRADLDIKIAEEAALKREIDIKISALTNYSLSIAHKNKILSDVSRTLKNLKSRNGEFIKSKLEGLAKDIDLDLSNKDEWAELRSFFGQIHPDFFQNLKSKVLVELSSSELRLCMLLRLNLSSKEIASILHITPDSVRIARYRMRKKLPIDSKSDLQAYLLKL
- a CDS encoding TonB-dependent receptor; the protein is MKKNYLLLCFIVLISFIGYAQNGNIRGVITDKNGIAVPGATILIEELKKGAISDFNGNFTMVNIPEGTYHLLIQYLGYSEFKQEAVITASKTTTLNVTLDSKNTELEEVEITGYTLGGQSRALNIQKNKPNITNIVSTDQIGKFPDANIGDAVKRIPGITMQIDQGEARDVIVRGLSPQLNSVTLNGSRIPSAEGDNRNIQMDLIPSDMIQTIEVNKAVTPDMDADALGGSINLITRTSPQGFRLSVSGGSGINVVTNNKVFNGSILIGDRSNNDKFGWMLSTSINDNDLRSDNVEAEWTDEFEYNAFNDEDNLEEVDVNPYANVFEIRQYLVQRIRRSFSANFDYKLNENNNIYFKSIYNWRDDRENRLAFTQEVLDGEDIEPGDFSVDANGNLTSFPVEAVRQSKAGINNNRNKNTRLEDQRMFNFSLGGEHLANKLEIDWMASLSKASEERLNERYLEYESEYGVTFNNNLDKPLYTPQDANDALYNDFEFGELSEENQYTEEKDFNFFANFKLPLNMFQQEDGFLKFGVRARLKNKYRDNDFTEFSPETSDLDVLGDVSTRNYTEKDFLAGSQYVTGSFATPEFIGNLKLNDAAQFEAENLLEEYLTANFDVDENVYAGYAMTNQKLSDKLSMLVGLRLEHTKISSLGNEVIFDEDGDYAGTNELKDENNYTNILPGLHLKYDLSDKTVLRFAWTNTLARPNYEDLVAYRETNNEDEEIFIGNSELNPTTSMNFDVMAEHYFKSVGILSGGLFYKDIQDFIYTSQSEDTNGYEVYQPLNGDGATVFGAEMSLQRQLDFLPGFAKNLSVYLNYTYLTSSAKGIKNEDGEERSDLDLPQTAPNMFNASLGYADKKMSFRLSANYSDAYIDEIGGRAFEDRYYDDQFFLDFNANVLINSNLSLYAGVNNLTNQPLRYFQGTKARTMQMEYYGQRVTVGLKYDLFKKN
- the rpmA gene encoding 50S ribosomal protein L27, which gives rise to MAHKKGVGSSKNGRESESKRLGVKIFGGQAALAGNIIVRQRGNTHHPGENVYSSKDHTLHAYVDGVVKFTKKKDNKSYVSIEPFEV